One stretch of Deltaproteobacteria bacterium DNA includes these proteins:
- the hemG gene encoding protoporphyrinogen oxidase: MSDVRRVAVVGAGIAGLTAARVLRHAAPGADVVVLEASLRVGGLVETERLPEGFLLEHGADCLMTTKPAGLAAVRALGLGAEIVCGQGARRTYVACGDALVPIPPILGPFDPAAVWAFLRSPLLSLRGKLRAACEPFVPPRCGDGDESIADFAVRRFGRSLTEAVLDPLLGGVYGADTRRLSMAACLPRLCALERAHGSVVRGMRQAMRARRRRARAGEQVLPPVVALRRGMGSLTDAAARGLGVELGASVRTIARHGRGFRLTTAKGIVDCDGVVLAAPAWALPPLLEPFAPDLAADLASIAHKRLDVVTLAWHRGEVPHALDGTGFVRAVGDPRPTAACTWASEKWPERAPAGAVLVRSVLTAPELGDDDLVAAARADLAALLGVTAAPALVRVRRIARATPIYTVGHPALVGRIAERAAALGSVALAGNAYEGVGIPDCIASGEAAARALLAALALRGPAPADAAADPAEAALAEPLIAASIGR, encoded by the coding sequence ATGAGCGACGTCCGCCGCGTGGCGGTCGTCGGGGCCGGCATCGCGGGGCTCACGGCGGCGCGCGTGCTGCGGCACGCCGCGCCCGGCGCGGACGTGGTCGTGCTCGAGGCGTCGCTCCGGGTCGGCGGGCTCGTCGAGACCGAGCGCCTCCCCGAGGGCTTCCTCCTCGAGCACGGCGCCGATTGCCTCATGACGACCAAGCCCGCGGGGCTGGCGGCGGTCCGCGCGCTCGGCCTCGGCGCCGAGATCGTCTGCGGTCAGGGAGCCCGCCGCACCTACGTCGCGTGCGGCGACGCCCTCGTGCCGATTCCGCCGATCCTCGGCCCGTTCGACCCGGCGGCGGTGTGGGCGTTCCTGCGGAGCCCGCTGCTCTCGTTGCGCGGCAAGCTGCGCGCGGCGTGCGAGCCGTTCGTGCCGCCCCGGTGCGGCGACGGCGACGAGAGCATCGCCGACTTCGCCGTGCGCCGCTTCGGCCGGTCGCTCACCGAGGCGGTGCTCGATCCGCTGCTCGGCGGCGTGTACGGCGCGGACACCCGGCGGCTGTCGATGGCGGCGTGTCTGCCGCGCCTGTGCGCGCTCGAGCGGGCGCACGGGAGCGTCGTGCGCGGCATGCGGCAGGCGATGCGCGCCCGCCGCCGCCGCGCGCGCGCCGGGGAGCAGGTCCTCCCGCCGGTCGTCGCGCTCCGGCGCGGCATGGGGTCGCTCACCGATGCCGCCGCGCGCGGGCTCGGCGTCGAGCTCGGCGCGAGCGTGCGGACGATCGCGCGCCACGGCCGCGGGTTCCGCCTGACGACCGCGAAGGGCATCGTCGACTGCGACGGCGTGGTGCTGGCGGCGCCGGCCTGGGCGCTGCCGCCGCTCCTCGAGCCGTTCGCGCCCGACCTCGCCGCCGACCTCGCGTCGATCGCGCACAAGCGCCTCGACGTCGTGACGCTCGCGTGGCATCGCGGCGAGGTACCGCACGCGCTCGACGGCACCGGTTTCGTGCGCGCCGTCGGCGACCCGCGGCCGACCGCGGCGTGCACGTGGGCGAGCGAGAAATGGCCCGAGCGGGCGCCCGCCGGCGCCGTGCTCGTGCGGAGCGTGCTCACGGCGCCCGAGCTCGGCGACGACGACCTCGTCGCCGCCGCCCGCGCCGATCTCGCCGCGCTCCTCGGCGTGACGGCGGCCCCGGCGCTCGTCCGGGTCCGCCGGATCGCGCGGGCGACTCCGATCTACACCGTCGGCCATCCCGCTCTCGTCGGCCGCATCGCCGAGCGGGCGGCCGCGCTCGGCTCCGTCGCGCTCGCCGGCAACGCCTATGAGGGCGTTGGGATCCCGGACTGCATCGCGAGCGGCGAGGCGGCCGCGCGCGCGCTCCTCGCGGCGCTCGCGCTCCGCGGACCCGCCCCGGCGGACGCCGCCGCCGACCCGGCCGAGGCGGCGCTCGCGGAGCCCTTGATCGCGGCTTCGATCGGGCGTTAG
- a CDS encoding SRPBCC family protein has protein sequence MMPVRWGVLMALLLFGACARSDFDWAQGEDFLLEKTITPQPDGSVEMHFVSLVNAPGDQLYKAFIDVENHDQFIEGVVDVQPVSSVGGIKKVVDITNKVMGRPNRARIEWTIDRDRKTISFRTLEAPFTDNAAEYHVDASPDGTRARITTEYHLRDKGGHPFPLHLIQQEVIDGYVAAVRSVKRRTLGDPKPTDAD, from the coding sequence ATGATGCCGGTGCGATGGGGTGTTCTCATGGCGTTGCTGCTCTTCGGTGCGTGCGCCCGGAGCGACTTCGACTGGGCGCAGGGCGAGGACTTCCTCCTCGAAAAGACGATCACGCCGCAGCCCGACGGCTCGGTCGAGATGCACTTCGTTTCGCTCGTGAACGCGCCGGGCGACCAGCTCTACAAGGCCTTCATCGACGTCGAGAACCACGACCAGTTCATCGAGGGCGTGGTGGACGTGCAGCCGGTGTCGAGCGTCGGCGGCATCAAGAAGGTCGTCGACATCACCAACAAGGTGATGGGCCGCCCGAACCGCGCGCGCATCGAGTGGACGATCGACCGCGACCGGAAGACGATCAGCTTCCGGACGCTCGAAGCGCCCTTCACCGACAACGCCGCCGAGTACCACGTCGACGCTTCGCCGGACGGCACGCGGGCGCGGATCACGACCGAGTACCACCTGCGCGACAAGGGCGGGCACCCGTTCCCGCTGCACCTGATCCAGCAGGAGGTGATCGACGGCTACGTCGCGGCCGTGCGGAGCGTGAAGCGGCGGACGCTCGGAGATCCGAAGCCGACGGACGCCGACTGA
- a CDS encoding helix-turn-helix transcriptional regulator, with translation METSPGKVIRSLRQALDMTQTEFARAAGWSTSTISSWERGTTRPSRLAFKTILAFAEERGVRWQPKADGGSTAADAPATLPTLRLGSRVPAPPLVARGTGRAESFGSRRWTDVAASVGEMIDLDAEPEDAAAVVAARAAAFDARIATYESARPDWLLDARLRLEIGTDARWLRRTAALGALAVALAVGVGAGMLWRSTRSAAPRLDAQPASAAASTTGAAAAPAPAPVDELALAAAAAPALGPAPYAAPPEPAAASEQPAPPVVRPMPAPMHARLEAIVALDGTRRATFRVGDRSLALAEGDEIGGRAVALIGDDEVTLVGGGIASRVQLGFDAPLE, from the coding sequence GTGGAGACGTCGCCCGGGAAGGTGATTCGCTCGCTGCGGCAGGCGCTCGACATGACGCAGACCGAGTTCGCACGCGCGGCCGGGTGGTCGACGTCGACGATCTCGAGCTGGGAGCGCGGCACGACGCGGCCGAGCCGGCTCGCCTTCAAGACGATTCTCGCGTTCGCCGAGGAGCGCGGCGTGCGCTGGCAGCCGAAGGCCGACGGCGGCTCGACCGCGGCCGATGCACCGGCCACCCTGCCGACCCTGCGGCTCGGCTCGCGCGTGCCCGCGCCGCCGCTCGTCGCCCGCGGTACGGGTCGCGCGGAGTCGTTCGGGAGCCGGCGCTGGACCGACGTCGCCGCGAGCGTCGGGGAGATGATCGACCTCGACGCCGAGCCCGAGGACGCGGCGGCGGTGGTCGCTGCGCGCGCCGCCGCGTTCGACGCGCGCATCGCGACCTACGAATCGGCGCGCCCCGATTGGCTTCTCGACGCCCGCCTTCGCCTCGAGATCGGGACGGACGCTCGCTGGCTGCGGCGGACGGCGGCGCTCGGCGCGCTCGCCGTGGCGCTCGCGGTCGGAGTCGGGGCGGGGATGCTCTGGCGGAGCACGCGATCCGCGGCGCCACGCCTCGACGCGCAGCCCGCGTCGGCCGCGGCGTCCACGACCGGTGCGGCCGCCGCTCCGGCGCCCGCGCCCGTCGACGAGCTCGCGCTCGCGGCCGCCGCGGCGCCCGCGCTCGGTCCCGCGCCCTACGCCGCGCCGCCGGAGCCGGCGGCCGCGTCGGAGCAGCCCGCGCCGCCCGTCGTGCGGCCGATGCCGGCGCCGATGCACGCGCGCCTCGAAGCCATCGTCGCCCTCGACGGGACACGCCGCGCCACGTTCCGCGTCGGCGACCGCTCGCTCGCGCTCGCCGAAGGCGACGAGATCGGCGGCCGGGCCGTCGCCCTCATCGGCGACGACGAGGTCACGCTCGTCGGCGGTGGCATCGCGTCGCGGGTGCAGCTCGGCTTCGACGCCCCGCTCGAGTAG
- a CDS encoding type II toxin-antitoxin system PemK/MazF family toxin — MKRGDIVTVATGKPRPAVVVQSDHLLPYPMVIIVPFTSETDARPPPFTRIRVDPSPVNRLRNVSQIMVDRIIGVPAAGLRPTGGRLEDNQMTELTRLLALWLGIA, encoded by the coding sequence GTGAAGCGCGGCGACATCGTCACGGTGGCCACAGGAAAGCCCCGCCCAGCAGTCGTCGTCCAGTCCGATCATCTGCTGCCGTATCCGATGGTCATCATCGTGCCGTTCACGTCGGAGACCGATGCGCGCCCACCACCGTTTACGCGGATCAGGGTCGATCCGTCACCGGTGAACCGCCTGCGGAACGTCTCGCAGATCATGGTGGATCGCATCATCGGCGTCCCGGCCGCCGGGCTTCGTCCGACCGGTGGACGGCTCGAAGACAACCAGATGACCGAGCTCACGCGGTTGTTGGCGCTGTGGCTTGGGATCGCGTGA
- a CDS encoding DUF3018 family protein, producing the protein MKHARKAPRGSRKIPPTRLQRHRAEMRRRGFKLVQLWVPDPNAPGFRNAVRRTRQFLEQHADREWDAYAQRILDEAPGWTDA; encoded by the coding sequence ATGAAGCATGCGCGGAAGGCGCCGCGCGGTTCCCGGAAGATCCCGCCAACGCGCTTGCAACGGCACCGGGCCGAGATGCGCCGTCGAGGATTTAAGCTCGTGCAGCTCTGGGTGCCCGACCCGAACGCGCCGGGGTTCCGCAATGCAGTCCGCAGAACGAGGCAATTTCTCGAGCAACATGCCGATCGGGAGTGGGATGCCTACGCCCAACGGATACTGGACGAAGCGCCCGGCTGGACCGACGCGTGA